From the Fulvia fulva chromosome 2, complete sequence genome, one window contains:
- a CDS encoding Pyridoxamine 5'-phosphate oxidase family protein ustO, which produces MGAFYEDIPDNIYEWILKQRMIWVATAPLSAKGHVNVSPKGGEYFGLVDKSTFWYMDLSGSGCETISHLRENGRITIMLNAFDGAPRIVRLWGHGRVLERHSAAFDKFVAEQSIQTIDATRSIIIVDVHQVGSSCGFSVPFFEFKDYRKTLNQVFEKKKESFESGKSMESPDRYWAYKNAWSIDGLPAVQRGLDCATKENVEPIVKFVGPWAPAAPYGPKSFKLSAQLRHQLVMLKTTRVQLTSVLMMVLLAFVVGMAVAIYGPMFVETQRRRFSTLLL; this is translated from the exons ATGGGCGCATTCTACGAAGACATACCTGATAACATCTACGAATGGATCCTCAAGCAGCGCATGATATGGGTCGCCACCGCGCCTTTGTCGGCTAAAGGCCATGTCAATGTTTCGCCGAAAGGTGGAGAGTATTTCGGGTTGGTAGACAAGTCCACATTCTGGTATATGGACCTTAGTGGAAGTGGCTGTGAGACCATCAGCCACTTGCGAGAGAATGGCAGGATTACTATCATGCTCAACGCCTTCGACGGTGCACCACGGATCGTGCGCCTCTGGGGTCATG GCAGAGTTCTAGAGCGCCATTCGGCTGCCTTCGACAAGTTCGTAGCAGAGCAGTCCATCCAGACCATTGATGCCACCCGCTCGATCATCATCGTCGATGTACACCAGGTTGGAAGTTCCTGCGGCTTCTCTGTGCCGTTCTTCGAGTTCAAAGACTATCGAAAGACCTTGAACCAAGTCttcgagaagaagaaggaaaGCTTCGAGAGTGGGAAGTCGATGGAGTCGCCAGACAG ATACTGGGCGTATAAGAATGCATGGAGTATCGATGGACTTCCGGCAGTGCAGAGAGGTCTCGACTGTGCCACCAAAGAGAATGTCGAGCCGATTGTCAAGTTCGTTGGTCCATGGGCGCCTGCTGCTCCTTATGGACCTAAGTCATTCAAGCTTAGCGCTCAGCTTCGACACCAGTTGGTGATGTTGAAGACAACACGAGTGCAGCTGACAAGCGTGCTGATGATGGTATTGTTGGCCTTCGTTGTAGGTATGGCTGTCGCCATTTATGGTCCGATGTTTGTGGAGACCCAGCGACGGAGGTTCAGTACGCTATTGTTGTGA
- a CDS encoding Ubiquitin-conjugating enzyme E2 16 gives MATKRLIKELDAFRRSPSSALTRLEPQSDEDLFHLVATLKGPEGTAYEGGLWHLTISIPPTYPNTAPEIRFQTPICHPNVNFKTGEICLDLLKTSWTPAYGVVTSLEAVSQLLSAGGEPESPLNVDIARLYRGGDWVAAEGLVRFYTRVLAMGDR, from the exons ATGGCCACGAAGCGGCTCATCAAAGAGCTTGATGCGTTTCGTCGTTCCCCGTCCTCTGCGCTGACGCGATTGGAACCACAGAGTGACGAGGATCTGTTTCATCTTGTTGCGACGTTGAAGGGGCCGGAGGGGACGGCTTATGAAG GCGGCCTATGGCATCTCACCATCTCCATCCCCCCGACCTACCCCAACACCGCGCCTGAGATTCGATTCCAGACTCCGATCTGCCATCCTAACGTCAACTTCAAGACTGGAGAGATTTGTTTAGACTTGTTGAAGACGAGCTGGACGCCTGCGTATGGGGTTGTCACCTCGCTGGAGGCCGTTTCGCAGTTGCTGAGTGCGGGCGGTGAGCCGGAGAGTCCGTTGAATGTGGATATTGCGAGACTGTACAGGGGAGGAGATTGGGTCGCGGCCGAGGGGCTGGTGAGGTTTTACACGAGGGTTTTGGCGATGGGGGATAGGTGA
- a CDS encoding Membrane-associated progesterone-binding protein 4 yields the protein MGDVGPDIKEPSNAKRPDVDGSSKNEEPITSFSILDGFRIVFGLLLISSLLSYFINGNIFWNHNAWWTRPRALVAKLRPPVMLEEWQLAAYNGEDESLPIYLALNGTIYDVTSNPRIYGPGGMYNIFAGRDAARGFVTGCFKDDANADLRGVEWTFVPKDVEHWTEKSDENLSRQERLYRYEMVGNGLKEVDKAIGHWAKVFRGETGKDYFEVGYVKRKEGVGLNMMPIKPLCESAEKKRPKAQFDSEKVYKKDQRAELVKKQELDSTKIRNAVPIEDVDSSSAEHNEL from the exons ATGGGTGATGTCGGCCCTGATATCAAAGAGCCTTCTAATGCCAAAAGGCCAGATGTAGATGGCAGTAGCAAGAATGAAGAGCCCATCACGAGCTTCAGCATACTGGACGGCTTCCGAATCGTCTTCGGCTTGCTGTTGATCAGCAGCCTATTGAGCTACTTCATCAATGGCAACATCTTCTGGAACCACAACGCATGGTGGACAAGACCGAGAGCGCTGGTAGCAAAGCTG AGACCGCCCGTCATGCTCGAAGAATGGCAACTAGCTGCCTACAACGGCGAAGATGAATCCCTCCCCATCTACCTCGCTCTCAACGGCACAATCTACGACGTAACCTCAAACCCACGAATCTACGGCCCTGGCGGCATGTACAACATCTTCGCTGGCCGCGACGCAGCCCGCGGCTTCGTCACCGGCTGCTTCAAAGACGATGCGAACGCAGATCTACGCGGCGTGGAGTGGACCTTTGTCCCGAAAGACGTCGAGCACTGGACTGAGAAGAGCGATGAGAATCTCTCGCGGCAGGAAAGGTTGTATAGGTATGAGATGGTTGGTAATGGGCTGAAGGAGGTGGACAAGGCGATAGGGCATTGGGCGAAGGTCTTCAGAGGGGAGACGGGGAAGGACTACTTTGAAGTTGGGTATGTCAAGAGGAAAGAGGGAGTAGGGTTGAATATGATGCCGATCAAGCCGCTTTGTGAGAGCGCGGAGAAGAAGAGGCCGAAGGCGCAGTTTGACAGTGAGAAGGTGTACAAGAAGGATCAGAGAGCGGAGCTGGTCAAGAAGCAGGAGCTGGACAGCACGAAGATACGGAATGCTGTGCCCATTGAAGATGTGGACAGCAGTAGTGCTGAGCACAATGAACTTTGA
- a CDS encoding putative glucan 1,3-beta-glucosidase A translates to MKIPLLAFFAFATLFFATSAFPAQHDIKHGLHHVLDGHPTNNSGYPKSSLHNTTLPDVIRGVNIGNWLILEKWMGSTIFEGNNATDQYTFDCTNDAESKIKSHWETFFTEKDVKKIASWGINSLRIPIGYWAFSNDTTPYIRGADAYLEKAIQWARKYHLKVLVDCHGSPGSQNGFDNSGRSGQVKWQSGGNMAKSIEVLKAMARKYGAKEYADVVFGIELVNEPISWGQNNFNLTRNWAQKAYHAVKEVATNGDLIVVMHDSFRGPPSWTAVGASLNGNVTKHKVKFAIDTHLYQNMVANDSSLDQTQHIAKACAWKHTELLPASSNLPVFVGEFSAATNICVNPDGSTVAGSECSWDGCQCSSNVPIEHWRQPLVEVTRKFLEAELDAFEHSARGWFLWSYKAPGGWGMENLVRYGVVGGKVTDRMYHGQCDFTATH, encoded by the coding sequence ATGAAGATACCATTGCTGGCTTTCTTTGCGTTTGCAACACTCTTCTTTGCGACCTCTGCTTTCCCAGCACAGCATGACATCAAGCATGGATTACATCACGTTCTTGATGGTCACCCGACGAACAACTCAGGCTACCCTAAGTCAAGCTTGCACAACACCACGCTGCCAGATGTCATCCGTGGCGTCAACATCGGCAACTGGCTCATCCTCGAAAAGTGGATGGGCTCTACTATCTTCGAAGGCAACAATGCAACAGATCAATATACGTTCGACTGCACTAACGATGCCGAATCGAAGATCAAGTCCCATTGGGAGACCTTCTTCACGGAGAAAGATGTGAAAAAGATTGCCTCCTGGGGAATCAACAGTCTTCGTATTCCAATCGGCTACTGGGCCTTTTCGAACGACACTACGCCGTACATCAGGGGTGCTGATGCTTACCTTGAGAAGGCCATCCAATGGGCACGAAAGTATCATCTCAAGGTACTGGTCGACTGCCACGGTTCGCCAGGAAGCCAGAACGGCTTCGACAATAGCGGTCGCTCTGGGCAGGTCAAGTGGCAGAGTGGAGGCAACATGGCGAAAAGCATAGAGGTGCTGAAGGCCATGGCGAGAAAGTATGGTGCGAAAGAGTACGCAGATGTGGTATTTGGCATCGAGCTTGTCAATGAGCCGATCTCATGGGGTCAGAACAACTTCAACCTCACACGAAATTGGGCGCAGAAGGCTTACCATGCTGTGAAAGAGGTCGCGACGAATGGAGACTTGATCGTCGTGATGCACGATAGCTTCCGGGGCCCTCCGAGCTGGACAGCAGTCGGTGCCAGTCTTAACGGCAACGTGACCAAACACAAGGTTAAATTCGCCATCGACACGCACCTCTACCAGAACATGGTAGCGAACGACTCATCCCTGGATCAGACTCAACACATCGCCAAAGCATGTGCCTGGAAACATACAGAGCTTCTCCCGGCTTCATCGAACCTGCCAGTCTTCGTAGGCGAGTTCAGCGCCGCGACGAATATATGCGTCAACCCAGATGGTTCAACTGTAGCTGGCAGCGAGTGCTCTTGGGATGGCTGCCAATGCTCCTCGAACGTTCCTATCGAACACTGGAGGCAGCCTTTGGTCGAGGTCACGAGAAAGTTCTTGGAGGCGGAGCTTGATGCTTTTGAGCACAGTGCAAGAGGGTGGTTCTTGTGGTCGTATAAGGCGCCGGGTGGATGGGGCATGGAGAATCTCGTGAGGTATGGTGTTGTTGGTGGGAAGGTTACTGATAGGATGTATCATGGGCAGTGTGACTTCACTGCAACTCACTGA